The genomic DNA AGGGTCTCCTGCTCGGCGTCATCGGCGTTTCTCTGGGGATCGGCCTCGCGCTCGTCCTGTCACGTCTCCTCGGGTCGTTCTTGTTCGGGGTCACGACCACCGATCCGATGACGTTCATCGTCGTTCCTCTCGTGCTGCTCGCCGTGGCTCTCGTCGCCTGCTTCGTCCCAGCGATGAGGGCAATGCGCATCGAGCCCGTTTCCGCGCTACGCCACGAGTAGCTCCCGCAGTCTCGGTAGAGGCGACGTTCGAATCGTGGGGGCCTCCGGGCTCGTCGGGGCTAGCTTCCCACAGCGAGCCGGTTGTCGACGCCGAAAACACCAAAGGTGGAGCGGGCGATGTGCTCGGCCTTTCTTTTTTCGACTTCGGAACGTACCGCGCCGGTGAGAGCGACGCGCCCCCTCTCGACCACGATGTGAATCGGGGGATTGACCCTCGAAGCGAGGTCGCGAAACAGAGGATCGCGATAGATTCGATAGGCCAGGGCGGCACGAAGCCTCTGGTCTCCAATGTTCGTGGGAAGTGTTGCAATCTCGTTGGTCACGCTCTGAACTCCGATGACCTTTGAAACCCGCTCCTCGATCTCGTCGGATTTGAAAGGCATCGTCACCCGTCCCGTGAGGCTCACATTCCCCTCGTCCACCGCGACGTTGACGTCGTCGTAGATGGTGAAGAAGACGTAGCGGCGAACCGCTTTGGCGACGTCCTCGGCAACCTGATTGTCGCTTTCGCCGCGCGCAACCTCCATCTTGTCCTCCACCGCTACCACCCCGTCGGTCTCCGTGGCCCTCTCGATGGCGTCCCTCTTGTCCCCGACGCTCCGGACCGTTCCCTCGAGCGTTACGATCCCGTCGATCACTTCCACTCGAATGCCTTCTGCGAGTCTTCGCGCGAGGGCGTCACGCAACGCACTGTCGTCGGCCTGCGCCGTTCCCGTGAGAAGCCCCAGCGCCAGAATTCCCATCGTCGTCGTCCTCATGATTTCGTCCTCCAGCGAACGTTAACGTCATTGGTCGATCGCAAACCCCGTGCCGAAGCTCCGATACAATGAAATCAACGGCTTGGAGCCACCTGACCGACGAGCTGTCCTCCTAGGAGGTCGTCGCTGGCCTGTGGACGATGTCGTTTCTACAGGGGCTCGAGCTTTCTCTCCGTAGCCGCGCGGATCTCTTGCTCGGAGGCGCCCGGTGGGAGAATGGGCGTCCGCAAGACGAGCATCTTGCCCTTGGGTATCGGTCCGTTTCGGTCATCGAGCGGTCGAAGCCTCGATTCGATGAAGGGCCGTCCTTCGTGGAACGTCACGGTCATCGTCATGCTCACGTTGGGCTGCATCGTGAACTCCTCCTCTCTTCCTGCTTCTTTGAGACGCGATCCGAGCGCCGTTGCCTCCCTGAGCGCACTCTCGAAGAGAGGGATCGAGGAGAGAGCGAGGAGATCGACGAGGGCTTGACCGGAACTACAGGGGCTCGACTTCGTAGAGCTCGAGACCGGGCGCGTTATCGAGCGCGTAGCTCAAGTTCCAGTCGGAATCGGTGAGGACCACCGGGTGACCGTGTCGATCTTCCACGACGGTATAGCCGTGAGTCGAGCCGAGCCATTCCCGAGCCTGGGGAGAGCCGCCGATCCAACGAGCGCGGGTGAAGCGCGCCTTCACGAACTCGACGGAGAGCTTGTACTCGCTTCTGAGTCGTTCCTTCAGGACCTCGAACTGAAGGAGTCCGACTGCCCCGAGATACGGGCTCTGCCGGCCCTGGCCGGGAATGAAGAACAGCTGAATGACGCCTTCCTGCGAGAGCTGCTCGAGCCCCGCATCGAGAGCCTTGCGCTTCAGCGGATCCTCGAGCCGGAGCTGCCCGAAGTGCTCGGGCGCGAATCGGGGGATACCGGCGAAATGAATCGGTCCACCGGTCGACAGCGTATCCCCGACACGAAGCTTGCCGGTATTGTAGAGGCCGACGATATCTCCCGGCCAGGCCTCGTCGACGAGTGAACGTTCGTCTCCGAGGAACGTGTGAGGTTTTGCGAGCCTCAACGTCTCCCCCGAGCGTCCGATGATGGCGTCCATGCCACGCTCGAACTTGCCGCTCACCACCCTCATGAAGGCGATTCCGTCGCGGTGTCGCGGGTTCATGTTCGCTTGAATCTTGAAGACGAACCCGGTGAAGCGCTCGTCTTCCGGCGCGATCCGCTCTCCGTCCTCCGTTTCCCGGGGAGCGGGACGAGCCGCGTGGTGGGAGATGTAATCGAGGAGCTCCTCGACCCCGAAGTCGTTCATCGCCGAGCCCCAGAAGAGCGGGCTCACGTCGCCGGAGAGGAACCGCTCGTGGCGGTAGGCGTCACCGGCGTGCTCGAGAAGCTCCAGCTCCTCGGCCACGTGCTTGTAGATGCGAGACCCGACCAGGGATTCGGCTTCTTTCCAGTCCAAACGATGCGACGCCGTCTTCATCCCACCGCCCTTGTCGGGATAGACGATGACCTCTTTCGTCCTCAGGTCCACCACGCCCCGGAAGTCGCCACCCATCCCCAGTGGCCAGTTGAGGGGTGCGACTTCGAGGTCGAGCGTTTCGCTCACCTGATCAACGAGCTCGAGGGGGTGAAGGCCGTGCCGATCCAGCTTGTTCATGAACGTCATCACCGGAAGCTTTCGCAGGCGACAGACCTCGAACAGCTTCCTCGTCCGAGGCTCGACCCCTTTGGCGTGATCCATGAGCATCACCGCCGAGTCCACTGCGGCGAGAGTGCGATAGGTGTCCTCGGAGAAGTCGGCGTGACCCGGAGTGTCGACCAGATTGAGTGCGCTGCCACCGTGCTCGAACCGCAAGACCGACGACGTGACCGAGATGCCTCGCTCCTGCTCGATCTTCATCCAGTCCGAGATCGTGCGTCGCGACTCCCGCTTGGCCTTCACCGAGCCGGCGAGGTGGATTGCCCCCGAGTACAGCAGGAGCTTTTCGGTAAGCGTCGTCTTTCCCGCGTCGGGATGGGAGATGATCGCGAACGTGCGTCGTCTCCGGACCTCTTCTTCGAATCTCATCGGTCGGGGAAAGCGTGCCCGGATAGGCTCAGGGTCGGTGGGCCGAGCAGAGAATCGAGACCCCGAAAGGCAGCCGAACGCGGTCGATCGCATAGCGCTCGAGCGAGAAGAGCTTCTCCAAGACGAGCTCGGCGGGGCCGGGCAGGCGAACGTCGAAGTCGCTCCGGACGTCTTTGGCGACGGGAAAGATCTTTCGCAGGATGCGGATGGCGGCGATCGGGGGAAAGAGAAGCGTGTTGAAGTAAGTCGCGTGGTCGACCTCGAAGCCGGAACCGGTGACGAGCTCGATGAGCGGTCCGCGCCGATAGCGCCTCTTGTGCTCGCTCACCACGTCCTGGAGGCCGTAGAGGAACATGAACGCCGGGACGCTCAAAACGAGCTTCCCGCCCGGCCGCAGCACTCGATGGATCTCTCGGAGCACGGAAGCTTCCGCATCGACGTGCTCGAGCACGTCGAACATGAATGCCGCGTCGAAGGTCTCGCTGGAAAAAGGAAGCGCGATCGCGTCCGCTTGCGCGGCGAGGGCAAGCTCGCGGAGGCGGGGATCGATGGGTGCCTTGTCGATCGCCACGAGACGAGCCGTCTTGGAGAGCATCTCCGCTTCCCGGGTGTAGCCGACCCCGATGGTAAGAGCGCGCTCGGTTCGGCCGACG from Vicinamibacteria bacterium includes the following:
- a CDS encoding peptide chain release factor 3, producing MRFEEEVRRRRTFAIISHPDAGKTTLTEKLLLYSGAIHLAGSVKAKRESRRTISDWMKIEQERGISVTSSVLRFEHGGSALNLVDTPGHADFSEDTYRTLAAVDSAVMLMDHAKGVEPRTRKLFEVCRLRKLPVMTFMNKLDRHGLHPLELVDQVSETLDLEVAPLNWPLGMGGDFRGVVDLRTKEVIVYPDKGGGMKTASHRLDWKEAESLVGSRIYKHVAEELELLEHAGDAYRHERFLSGDVSPLFWGSAMNDFGVEELLDYISHHAARPAPRETEDGERIAPEDERFTGFVFKIQANMNPRHRDGIAFMRVVSGKFERGMDAIIGRSGETLRLAKPHTFLGDERSLVDEAWPGDIVGLYNTGKLRVGDTLSTGGPIHFAGIPRFAPEHFGQLRLEDPLKRKALDAGLEQLSQEGVIQLFFIPGQGRQSPYLGAVGLLQFEVLKERLRSEYKLSVEFVKARFTRARWIGGSPQAREWLGSTHGYTVVEDRHGHPVVLTDSDWNLSYALDNAPGLELYEVEPL
- a CDS encoding FtsX-like permease family protein, whose protein sequence is LLLVVFAVLALALAAVGTYGVMSYFVAERTSEIGLRMALGAGTRRILKLVLSQGLLLGVIGVSLGIGLALVLSRLLGSFLFGVTTTDPMTFIVVPLVLLAVALVACFVPAMRAMRIEPVSALRHE
- a CDS encoding BON domain-containing protein, producing the protein MRTTTMGILALGLLTGTAQADDSALRDALARRLAEGIRVEVIDGIVTLEGTVRSVGDKRDAIERATETDGVVAVEDKMEVARGESDNQVAEDVAKAVRRYVFFTIYDDVNVAVDEGNVSLTGRVTMPFKSDEIEERVSKVIGVQSVTNEIATLPTNIGDQRLRAALAYRIYRDPLFRDLASRVNPPIHIVVERGRVALTGAVRSEVEKRKAEHIARSTFGVFGVDNRLAVGS
- a CDS encoding methyltransferase domain-containing protein, which encodes MQQHFRAAMARLENEHWWYRARNHILERAVGRLVGRTERALTIGVGYTREAEMLSKTARLVAIDKAPIDPRLRELALAAQADAIALPFSSETFDAAFMFDVLEHVDAEASVLREIHRVLRPGGKLVLSVPAFMFLYGLQDVVSEHKRRYRRGPLIELVTGSGFEVDHATYFNTLLFPPIAAIRILRKIFPVAKDVRSDFDVRLPGPAELVLEKLFSLERYAIDRVRLPFGVSILCSAHRP